One genomic region from Lycorma delicatula isolate Av1 chromosome 9, ASM4794821v1, whole genome shotgun sequence encodes:
- the LOC142329969 gene encoding alpha-tocopherol transfer protein-like, translating to MPIIPSSRPKETETTLVGTNSAVENMRVTPITADEEYRKNPELKKEDIAELRQWMKTQPHLPQNVTDEQLILFYHSCYYDMEATKSCVEIYYTTRTNTPEFFSNRNLDLPETQQALKALYYGCIPVKDPNGYQIIFHKLQSSDASKYVFNDGVKLLSMAIDACLHVEGTVPGYVFLFDMKGVKLAHLTKLSVSSLKKFFLYLQEGMPVRLKAIHVMNTHSLVDKILLLLKPFMKKELIKMIHFHTGMETVYEALSVKCFPKDYSGEQQTVDELHENFINWMQNLKSYFQDEEKFRNDEKKRLDKKRKSISNEPPISLQNLCID from the exons aaacaactCTGGTCGGAACTAACTCTGCTGTAGAAAATATGAGGGTTACACCAATTACTGCTGATGAAGAGTATCGTAAAAACCCTGAgttgaaaaaagaagatattgcTGAGTTAAGACAATGGATGAAAACTCAACCACACTTGCCTCAAAATGTAACag ATGAAcagttgatattattttatcatagctGTTATTATGATATGGAAGCAACTAAATCTTGTGTTGAGATTTATTATACTACTCGAACAAATACTCCAGAATTTTTCAGCAACAGAAATTTAGATTTACCTGAAACACAACAGGCTCTGAAAGCATT ATATTATGGGTGCATACCAGTTAAGGATCCCAATggttatcaaataatatttcataagttaCAATCATCTGATGCTAGTAAATATGTATTCAATGATGGTGTAAAACTTTTATCCATGGCTATTGATGCATGTCTTCATGTTGAAGGCACTGTACCTGGTTATGTGTTTTTGTTTGATATGAAAGGTGTTAAGTTAGCACATCTTACAAAACTTAGTGTTTCATcacttaaaaaattctttttatatttacaa gaaggaATGCCAGTCCGACTGAAAGCAATTCATGTAATGAACACTCATTCACtggttgataaaattttgttattgctGAAACCATTCATGAAAAAGGAACTAATTAAAATG ATTCATTTTCATACAGGTATGGAAACAGTTTATGAAGCACTTTCAGTAAAATGTTTCCCTAAAGATTACAGTGGCGAACAACAAACAGTCGATGAACTTCATG aaaatttcataaattggatgcagaatttaaaaagttattttcaagatgaagaaaaattcagaaatgatgaaaagaaaaggcttgataagaaaagaaaatctattaGTAATGAACCACCAATATCTTTGCAGAATTTATGTATTGATTAA